One genomic segment of Labrus bergylta chromosome 17, fLabBer1.1, whole genome shotgun sequence includes these proteins:
- the cldn23.1 gene encoding claudin 23a, with amino-acid sequence MPGRSSAEWMRVSLRTPGIFIFGLVMAPCGLVLDLTATVAPNWRTLHNLPNTASDVFIQQGIWDICRGTSTSTRDQCNLQDTSYFGNQIIEVAQGLMVASLIVTLIGLAVAIPGVRCWRDRPNWVVAGMGGLLIFLSGVMTIIPIAWYTHILQNVTTVSPTVDVRVGYCIILGYIGGIFEILGGFVMFIGICRCCGGKNRGETRVDEVQASRSRQQPLPRRVEVPSLTRGRTNPSSVAYSNDSLDEDVSFPRAKSPAVRPVNPSYNGRPYDADL; translated from the coding sequence ATGCCGGGGCGATCGTCGGCTGAGTGGATGCGGGTGTCCCTCCGCACGCCGGGCATCTTCATCTTCGGATTGGTCATGGCTCCATGCGGATTGGTCCTGGACCTAACCGCGACTGTGGCCCCAAACTGGAGGACCCTCCACAACCTCCCCAACACGGCTTCTGACGTTTTCATCCAACAGGGCATTTGGGACATCTGCAGGGGCACCTCAACCAGCACGAGAGACCAGTGCAACCTGCAGGACACGTCTTATTTTGGAAACCAGATCATCGAGGTCGCGCAAGGTCTCATGGTCGCCTCTCTCATCGTGACTCTGATCGGACTGGCCGTGGCCATCCCAGGGGTCCGCTGCTGGAGAGACCGGCCCAACTGGGTCGTGGCCGGGATGGGTGGGCTGTTGATCTTCCTCTCGGGCGTCATGACCATCATCCCCATCGCCTGGTATACCCACATCCTCCAAAACGTCACAACGGTGTCACCCACAGTCGACGTGCGCGTCGGCTACTGCATCATCTTGGGCTACATCGGCGGGATATTCGAAATCCTCGGTGGGTTCGTCATGTTCATCGGAATCTGCCGATGCTGCGGAGGCAAGAACCGAGGGGAGACGCGAGTTGACGAGGTCCAGGCCAGCAGGTCCAGACAGCAGCCGCTACCGAGACGTGTTGAAGTACCAAGCCTGACCCGGGGCAGAACCAACCCCAGCAGCGTGGCATACAGCAATGACTCACTGGATGAAGATGTGTCCTTCCCCCGGGCCAAGAGCCCCGCAGTGAGGCCAGTTAACCCGTCCTACAACGGCAGACCCTATGATGCTGACCTCTGA